TGTACAGCAGGTATTGCACATACGTACATGACACAAGAAGCAATCGAGCAGGAATGCAAGAAGAGAGGCATTGACTGCAAGGTTGAAACACAAGGTGGTATGGGTATCAATAATGAGTTGGAACAAGATGAAATTGATGCAGCTGATGTCGTTATCCTAGCTATCGCAATTGGTATTGAAGGTGATGAACGCTTTGATGAAAAACGTGATGCAGGTAAAGTCATCGAAGTTGATCCAACACAAGCAATCAAAGACATCAAGAAATTAATTGATAGAGCGGAGGCTTTGGCAAATGAGTGAGATGAATCATAAGTTGAAAGAAACTGGACGTAGTATATTTAAAGCATTTAATACAGGTATCTCATACTTCTTACCGGTTATTATCGCTGGTGGTATGTTATTCTCATTTACTTTATTTACAGGTCATATTGAGAATGGTGCAATTATTCCAAGCAATCAGTTCTGGCAGAATGTGTATAGCTTAGGTATGGCAGGTTTCTCCATGATGGTTCCGGTTATCTGCGGATATATCGCGTACGCAATCGCTGGTAAACCTGCATTAGCTCCAGGCTTGATTATGGGTTATGTCGCAAATAATCCTATTGGTGAAGATCAATTATCTACAGGATTTATTGGTGCATTACTATTAGGTTTTATCGTAGGTTACTTCGTTAAGTGGATGAAGACTTGGAAGGTTATCGATTCCTTGAAACCAATGATGCCTACATTCTTTATTCCTCTACTAACAACATTTGCCGTTGGTATCTTCTACATCTATGTATTAACAGGCCCTATCAATGCGTTTGTACAGGTTATCGTTGATGTAATGAATGGCTTAAGTGGAACAAATGCTATCTTATTAGGACTTGGAATTGGTTTATTAGC
This genomic window from Solobacterium moorei contains:
- a CDS encoding PTS fructose transporter subunit IIC — its product is MSEMNHKLKETGRSIFKAFNTGISYFLPVIIAGGMLFSFTLFTGHIENGAIIPSNQFWQNVYSLGMAGFSMMVPVICGYIAYAIAGKPALAPGLIMGYVANNPIGEDQLSTGFIGALLLGFIVGYFVKWMKTWKVIDSLKPMMPTFFIPLLTTFAVGIFYIYVLTGPINAFVQVIVDVMNGLSGTNAILLGLGIGLLAAADFGGPCSKAATAFTLALMAEGIYGPNGVFRMCCAIPPLGMGLASFILRKHYTKADRSVGISAFLLSSGGITEGAWPFAGKDFKHTWIACAIGTAIAGALGMVHGVSSVVAFGGIVAITGVIEGQVWYVVDMLIGALIIVAILAVTKKPLTAAELAEGNNN
- a CDS encoding PTS fructose transporter subunit IIB, which produces MKLVAVSACTAGIAHTYMTQEAIEQECKKRGIDCKVETQGGMGINNELEQDEIDAADVVILAIAIGIEGDERFDEKRDAGKVIEVDPTQAIKDIKKLIDRAEALANE